In Synechococcus sp. A18-25c, a single window of DNA contains:
- a CDS encoding MSMEG_0569 family flavin-dependent oxidoreductase: MVAQPQLPPQRRSAVVIGAGQAGLSVAYALQQQGIRPLVLEKNRVAYAWDQQRWDSFCLVTPNWQCRLPDFPYKGDEPDGFMGKASIVEYLQRFAQHVNADLREGVAVSRLQPIVNGYRLDTSEGVIEAEHVIVATGGYHIPRRHPCAERISAAVLQLDARSYRNPTSLPDGPVLVVGNGQSGSQIAEDLHLAGRSVHLSVGRAPRSPRRYRGKDVVDWLDRMGYYAMPISDHTDPRSVRAKTNHYLTGRDGGREIDLRRRAKEGMRLHGRLSTISSEHIGFAGDLATNLDQADAVYCRIRTSIDSWIEQEGIDAPVEPPYSPCWQPPPIDDPGIDLTSEPLAAVIWCTGYRSDFSWIEAPVFDGSGLPAHDRGVTQSAGLYFIGLPWLHTWGSGRFCGVSDDARYLAQVINLRLQRRDACQERLECTAILGS, encoded by the coding sequence GTGGTTGCGCAACCTCAATTACCACCGCAGCGACGTTCAGCTGTTGTCATCGGTGCAGGCCAGGCGGGCCTTTCCGTTGCCTACGCATTGCAGCAGCAGGGAATCCGACCGCTGGTTCTCGAAAAGAATCGTGTGGCCTACGCCTGGGACCAACAGCGCTGGGATTCTTTTTGCCTGGTCACGCCGAATTGGCAATGCCGTTTGCCTGACTTCCCCTACAAAGGGGATGAGCCCGACGGCTTCATGGGTAAGGCGTCGATTGTGGAGTATCTGCAACGCTTCGCACAACATGTCAACGCTGACCTTCGCGAGGGCGTTGCCGTCTCACGGTTGCAACCGATCGTGAACGGATATCGGCTCGACACCAGCGAGGGAGTCATCGAAGCCGAACACGTCATCGTTGCCACCGGGGGTTATCACATTCCCCGACGCCATCCATGCGCCGAACGCATTTCAGCGGCTGTTCTTCAACTGGATGCACGGTCTTACCGCAATCCCACGTCACTCCCCGATGGTCCAGTGCTGGTTGTCGGCAATGGTCAATCCGGCAGTCAGATCGCTGAAGACCTCCACCTGGCAGGTCGTTCCGTGCACCTCAGTGTGGGACGTGCCCCACGTTCTCCGCGCCGTTATCGCGGCAAAGACGTTGTGGATTGGCTGGATCGGATGGGCTACTACGCCATGCCGATCAGCGATCACACGGATCCACGCTCGGTGCGAGCAAAGACCAACCACTACCTCACAGGCCGAGATGGTGGGCGTGAGATTGATCTGCGTCGACGAGCCAAGGAAGGCATGCGCCTGCATGGCCGGCTCTCGACCATCTCCAGCGAACACATTGGTTTCGCTGGTGACCTGGCCACCAACCTCGATCAAGCCGATGCGGTGTATTGCCGCATCCGCACCAGCATTGACAGCTGGATCGAACAGGAAGGAATTGATGCACCAGTCGAACCGCCCTATTCCCCCTGTTGGCAGCCCCCTCCGATCGATGATCCCGGCATTGACCTGACCTCAGAGCCCCTTGCCGCGGTGATCTGGTGCACGGGTTACCGAAGCGACTTCAGCTGGATTGAGGCGCCCGTTTTCGATGGGAGTGGATTGCCGGCCCATGATCGCGGCGTCACCCAAAGCGCTGGTCTTTATTTCATCGGCTTGCCTTGGCTGCACACCTGGGGGTCCGGGCGGTTTTGCGGCGTTAGCGACGATGCGCGTTATCTCGCCCAAGTAATCAATCTGCGATTGCAACGTCGTGATGCCTGCCAAGAACGCCTGGAATGCACGGCAATCTTGGGGTCTTAA
- a CDS encoding MSMEG_0572/Sll0783 family nitrogen starvation response protein: MPTVDRPANQPGDFLVDYEEKVFPDVKAEPGEKALITFHTVAFEGSIGLVNLLQASRLINKGFETSVLLYGPGVTLGVMRGFPKLGDAAFDGHLNFNARLQKFMDQGGKVYACRFALQALYGHGEKALMPGITPVNPLDVLDIVLMHRKEGAFILDTWTL; this comes from the coding sequence ATGCCTACCGTAGATCGTCCCGCCAATCAGCCTGGCGACTTTCTCGTTGATTACGAAGAAAAGGTCTTCCCTGATGTGAAAGCTGAGCCGGGAGAAAAAGCCCTAATCACGTTCCACACCGTGGCGTTTGAGGGCTCGATTGGCTTAGTGAATCTGCTCCAAGCCAGTCGTCTGATCAACAAAGGCTTCGAAACGTCGGTTTTGCTCTACGGACCTGGTGTCACGCTGGGTGTGATGCGCGGTTTTCCCAAGCTGGGTGATGCGGCATTTGATGGTCATCTGAACTTCAATGCACGCCTCCAGAAGTTCATGGATCAAGGCGGAAAAGTGTATGCCTGTCGGTTCGCCTTGCAGGCTTTGTATGGCCATGGTGAAAAAGCATTGATGCCTGGAATTACGCCCGTGAATCCTCTTGATGTTCTCGACATCGTGTTGATGCACCGCAAGGAAGGCGCCTTCATTCTTGACACCTGGACGCTTTGA
- a CDS encoding Nit6803 family nitrilase: MTTVKVAAAQIRPVLFSLDGSLQKVLDAMAEAAAQGVELIVFPETFLPYYPYFSFVEPPVLMGRSHLALYDQAVVVPGPVTDAVAAAARQYGMQVLLGVNERDGGTLYNTQLLFNSCGELALKRRKITPTYHERMVWGQGDGSGLKVVQTPLARVGALACWEHYNPLARYALMAQGEEIHCAQFPGSLVGPIFTEQTAVTMRHHALEAGCFVICSTGWLHPDDYASITSESGLHKAFQGGCHTAVISPEGRYLAGPMPDGEGLAIADLDLALITKRKRMMDSVGHYSRPELLSLQINSSPAVPVQDMTTSTVPLEPATASDALSSMEALNHV, translated from the coding sequence GTGACCACCGTCAAAGTTGCTGCCGCGCAGATCCGTCCCGTCCTCTTCAGCCTGGACGGATCGCTCCAAAAGGTGCTGGATGCCATGGCTGAGGCCGCGGCCCAAGGGGTGGAATTGATTGTTTTCCCTGAAACATTTCTTCCTTACTACCCCTACTTTTCATTTGTTGAGCCGCCGGTTTTGATGGGGCGATCCCATCTGGCTCTCTACGACCAGGCCGTGGTTGTTCCCGGCCCAGTAACCGATGCTGTTGCCGCTGCTGCTCGTCAGTACGGCATGCAAGTTCTGTTAGGCGTCAACGAGCGCGATGGTGGAACGCTTTACAACACGCAGCTGTTGTTCAACAGCTGCGGCGAACTGGCTCTGAAGCGGCGAAAAATCACGCCGACCTATCACGAGCGAATGGTCTGGGGTCAGGGTGATGGCTCAGGCCTCAAGGTTGTGCAGACGCCGTTGGCCCGTGTCGGCGCGCTCGCCTGTTGGGAGCACTACAACCCCCTGGCCCGCTATGCCTTGATGGCCCAGGGAGAGGAGATCCACTGTGCGCAGTTCCCCGGTTCACTGGTGGGACCAATCTTCACAGAACAGACCGCCGTGACCATGCGCCATCACGCGCTTGAAGCCGGGTGTTTCGTGATCTGCTCCACCGGGTGGTTGCACCCCGACGACTATGCGTCGATCACGTCCGAGTCGGGTCTGCACAAGGCGTTTCAAGGGGGGTGTCACACCGCAGTGATCAGTCCTGAAGGCCGTTATCTGGCGGGTCCCATGCCGGATGGTGAGGGGTTGGCGATCGCTGATCTGGATCTTGCACTGATCACCAAGCGCAAACGGATGATGGACAGCGTCGGGCATTACAGCCGCCCTGAACTGCTCTCGTTGCAGATCAACAGCTCGCCTGCGGTTCCCGTTCAAGACATGACGACATCAACGGTTCCTTTGGAGCCGGCTACTGCTTCCGATGCCCTGTCATCGATGGAGGCACTGAATCATGTCTGA
- a CDS encoding MSMEG_0568 family radical SAM protein — protein MSELGRLVTELQVHGVRVDPVQGNPGRRGGAGPSDHRALNLDGTTVMVPVYNDASASSPYKLASSGAALAIEGPEQDCSPQISTPREPAFYGLSTADGIPYRSIALLHSKDVLATTLLQTCIRFRDRSQSCQFCAIEQSIEDGALVRKTPEQVAEVAEAAFRLDGVKQLVMTTGTPNSDDRGARLMAETAEAVKRRVNLPIQGQCEPPEDPRWYRRMKESGIDSLGMHLEVVEPDVRRRILPGKSELSLERYYEAFADAVAVFGRGEVSTYLLAGLGDSKEALLTCSRRLIELGVYPFVVPFVPISGTPLESHPSPDSSFMVDVYQGVAAMLKAGDLRSDEMSAGCAKCGACSALSLFEQVP, from the coding sequence ATGTCTGAGCTTGGTCGCCTGGTGACTGAACTGCAGGTGCATGGTGTCCGGGTTGATCCTGTCCAGGGCAACCCGGGACGACGGGGAGGTGCGGGTCCCTCCGATCACCGTGCCTTGAATCTTGATGGCACCACTGTGATGGTGCCCGTTTACAACGATGCCTCCGCATCGTCTCCTTACAAATTGGCGTCATCGGGCGCTGCTCTTGCGATTGAGGGACCTGAGCAGGACTGCTCTCCACAGATCTCCACTCCACGGGAGCCAGCGTTTTATGGGCTGAGCACAGCCGATGGAATCCCCTATCGATCGATTGCCTTGCTGCACAGCAAGGATGTGTTGGCGACCACGTTGCTGCAGACCTGCATTCGCTTCCGGGATCGATCCCAGTCGTGTCAGTTCTGCGCGATTGAACAGTCCATCGAGGATGGGGCCTTGGTTCGCAAGACTCCTGAGCAGGTTGCGGAAGTGGCGGAAGCTGCTTTTCGGCTGGATGGGGTTAAGCAACTGGTGATGACCACCGGAACCCCGAACAGCGATGATCGTGGCGCCCGTCTGATGGCTGAAACCGCTGAAGCGGTTAAACGGCGGGTGAATCTCCCGATTCAGGGTCAGTGTGAACCGCCGGAGGATCCGCGCTGGTACCGGCGCATGAAGGAGTCTGGAATCGACAGCCTCGGCATGCACTTGGAGGTGGTGGAGCCGGATGTGCGGCGTCGGATTCTTCCAGGAAAATCGGAGCTCAGTCTTGAGCGCTATTACGAGGCCTTTGCGGATGCCGTTGCGGTGTTCGGTCGGGGTGAAGTGTCGACGTATTTGTTGGCCGGCCTCGGTGATAGCAAAGAGGCCTTGCTGACCTGCAGCCGCCGTTTGATTGAGCTCGGGGTTTACCCCTTTGTGGTGCCCTTCGTACCGATCTCCGGAACACCGCTGGAGAGCCATCCATCACCCGACAGCTCCTTCATGGTCGATGTGTATCAGGGTGTTGCCGCGATGCTGAAAGCGGGGGATCTGCGATCCGATGAGATGTCTGCCGGTTGTGCCAAATGCGGAGCTTGCTCCGCACTCTCGTTGTTCGAGCAGGTGCCGTAG
- a CDS encoding MSMEG_0567/Sll0786 family nitrogen starvation N-acetyltransferase translates to MVSCLDPSSTGIGRSISSAPHLFMPSVRGGIGIDADDFRLSPTASSDRFTFHLLRADSSLTQGYWSLRRGIFCSEQHVFEESDRDELDAIAYPIAALHHSSNPEHEDGSETDVVGVVRIVETEPRLWYGGRLGVHADFRRHNQIGKGLIWKAVTTANGWGCDRFLATVQIQNVRFFRRLHWSSINELEIRGIRHHLMEADLSYYLPSRERRPIASHHLSAAA, encoded by the coding sequence ATGGTGTCTTGTCTTGATCCCAGCAGCACCGGCATTGGCCGCAGCATCAGTTCCGCACCGCATCTGTTCATGCCGTCGGTGCGCGGCGGCATCGGCATCGACGCCGATGACTTCCGACTATCTCCCACCGCGAGTTCCGATCGGTTCACCTTTCATCTTCTGCGGGCTGACTCGTCGTTGACTCAGGGCTATTGGTCGTTGCGGCGTGGCATCTTCTGCAGCGAGCAGCATGTGTTTGAAGAGTCAGATCGTGATGAGCTCGATGCCATCGCCTACCCCATTGCGGCGTTGCATCACAGCTCAAACCCCGAGCATGAGGATGGCTCTGAAACCGATGTGGTGGGTGTGGTGCGGATTGTGGAGACAGAACCACGACTTTGGTATGGCGGGCGCCTGGGAGTGCATGCCGATTTCCGCCGCCATAACCAGATCGGAAAGGGGTTGATCTGGAAGGCTGTGACCACTGCCAATGGTTGGGGATGTGATCGTTTCCTGGCCACGGTGCAGATTCAGAACGTGCGCTTCTTCCGCCGCTTGCATTGGTCCTCGATCAATGAGCTTGAGATCCGGGGAATTCGCCACCATCTGATGGAAGCGGATCTCAGCTACTACCTGCCCTCACGTGAGCGACGGCCGATCGCCTCCCATCACCTGTCAGCTGCGGCGTGA
- a CDS encoding sll0787 family AIR synthase-like protein — protein MNDVGLVRALRRTSGLLAKRDIRSAADTFCHQPFPQLGLAGMLGDDTAVLPAQDGQLLLACEGMHPGLVEEDPWFAGWSGVLVNLSDIAAMGGRPLALVNSVWSTSADDISALMEGMRFACDRFDVPMVGGHSNQQSSYQALSVSVLGVADGPVLSARAARPGDELWMVVNQAGGFYRHYPFWDAATHAPPERLRAQLALLPLLAAERLVHAAKDISMGGITGTAVMFAEACGHQLILDLDAVERPEGIHDEAWLTCFPSFGYLLAVDPSRTADLAQVASRDSTLICCRIGHFASGDCSVVVNHSGDTHHFWDGTDALTGFGCVR, from the coding sequence GTGAATGACGTGGGCCTTGTGAGAGCTTTGCGCAGGACCAGTGGCCTGTTGGCGAAGCGCGATATTCGCTCGGCCGCTGACACGTTTTGCCACCAGCCCTTTCCGCAACTGGGATTGGCCGGAATGCTGGGGGATGACACTGCTGTGCTGCCCGCCCAGGACGGTCAACTGTTGTTGGCCTGTGAGGGGATGCATCCCGGTCTGGTTGAAGAGGACCCTTGGTTTGCCGGCTGGAGTGGGGTCTTGGTCAACCTCAGTGACATCGCGGCCATGGGTGGCCGTCCCCTGGCGCTAGTGAACAGTGTCTGGAGCACCAGTGCTGATGACATCAGCGCCTTGATGGAGGGAATGCGATTCGCGTGCGATCGCTTCGACGTCCCCATGGTGGGTGGCCACTCCAACCAGCAGAGCTCCTATCAGGCGCTTTCGGTGTCTGTTCTGGGTGTGGCGGATGGCCCCGTCTTGTCTGCTCGCGCCGCACGACCCGGTGATGAGCTGTGGATGGTGGTGAATCAAGCCGGAGGCTTTTATCGCCACTACCCCTTTTGGGATGCTGCGACCCATGCTCCGCCCGAGCGCCTTCGTGCGCAGCTTGCTCTGCTGCCGTTGCTCGCCGCTGAGCGGCTGGTGCATGCCGCCAAAGACATCAGCATGGGAGGCATCACTGGCACGGCCGTGATGTTTGCCGAGGCGTGTGGTCATCAATTGATCCTCGACCTCGACGCCGTGGAACGTCCTGAAGGCATCCACGACGAGGCCTGGCTGACCTGTTTCCCGAGCTTTGGCTACCTATTGGCTGTGGATCCCTCGCGCACGGCCGACTTGGCGCAAGTGGCATCGCGAGATTCGACGCTGATTTGCTGCCGTATCGGACACTTTGCCTCGGGTGATTGCAGCGTGGTTGTGAACCATTCAGGTGACACCCATCATTTCTGGGATGGCACTGATGCACTGACGGGTTTTGGCTGTGTTCGATGA
- a CDS encoding MSMEG_0570 family nitrogen starvation response protein, whose amino-acid sequence MPEVRFQLEWPDGQSSTLYSPSTVILDYFRPGDSLLVSELEERGVQGLRAASERVRARYGFACTRADEEESQLRQWVARYSSDDTVRVTGQQT is encoded by the coding sequence ATGCCTGAAGTTCGCTTTCAACTGGAGTGGCCAGACGGACAATCCAGCACGTTGTATTCGCCATCGACGGTGATTCTCGATTATTTTCGTCCAGGCGATTCGCTGTTGGTTTCTGAGCTCGAAGAGCGCGGAGTTCAAGGGCTCCGTGCGGCTTCTGAACGGGTTCGTGCTCGTTATGGTTTTGCCTGTACGCGCGCAGACGAAGAAGAATCTCAGCTGCGCCAATGGGTCGCTCGCTACAGCTCCGATGACACGGTTCGTGTCACCGGTCAGCAGACCTGA
- a CDS encoding nuclear transport factor 2 family protein translates to MSGKPPFPPFTLETASQKARMAENAWNSKDPDKVSLAYTEDSVWRNRSEFIHGRAEILAFLQRKWAKELDYKLIKEVWACSDNRIAVRFQYEWHDTEGQWFRAHGNENWEFAENGLMRRREASINDVAIAESDRLFTWGDGPRPDDFPGLTELGL, encoded by the coding sequence ATGTCTGGAAAACCCCCCTTTCCCCCGTTCACCCTGGAAACAGCCAGCCAGAAAGCACGCATGGCAGAAAATGCTTGGAACAGTAAGGATCCTGACAAGGTCTCACTGGCTTACACCGAAGACAGCGTGTGGAGAAATCGCAGTGAGTTCATCCACGGACGGGCCGAAATCCTGGCGTTCCTGCAGCGCAAATGGGCCAAGGAGCTGGACTACAAACTGATCAAAGAAGTTTGGGCCTGCAGCGACAACCGGATTGCTGTTCGCTTCCAGTACGAGTGGCACGACACGGAGGGGCAATGGTTTAGGGCCCATGGCAACGAAAACTGGGAATTTGCCGAGAATGGTTTGATGCGCCGGCGTGAGGCCAGCATCAATGACGTTGCGATTGCCGAAAGCGACCGCCTGTTCACCTGGGGTGATGGCCCGCGGCCGGATGATTTTCCGGGTTTGACGGAGCTGGGTCTCTGA
- a CDS encoding DUF3050 domain-containing protein, which translates to MERFRHPLPEAIMSIADLRLFMEHHVFAVWDFMLLLKTLQQHLAPSGLPWVPPSHPEIAGLVNSLVAEEECDVLPESLGGPLPLSHFAIYRRAMVEIGADTAVIDAVLEQASGGDLAAALHHPGIPAPAACFLRTTQALIASAEVHALAAAFAYGRELLVPDLFRDLLDRLVVLELPCPTLRWYLERHIVLDGDSHGPLAETMVRTLAGHDPAAHELVQIVRSQVLSDRAAFWDAIALQLRLRSPLDRSAGMIHAMSVPA; encoded by the coding sequence ATGGAACGATTCCGTCATCCACTGCCGGAGGCGATCATGTCGATCGCAGACCTGCGGCTGTTCATGGAACACCACGTGTTCGCGGTGTGGGATTTCATGTTGCTGCTCAAGACCTTGCAGCAGCACCTGGCGCCATCTGGTCTCCCCTGGGTGCCGCCCAGCCACCCCGAGATCGCAGGTCTGGTGAACAGCCTGGTGGCGGAAGAGGAATGTGATGTTCTGCCCGAAAGCCTCGGTGGACCCTTGCCTCTTTCGCATTTCGCGATCTACAGACGCGCGATGGTGGAGATCGGCGCGGACACTGCGGTGATCGATGCGGTGCTCGAGCAGGCCTCGGGCGGTGATCTCGCCGCTGCTCTGCACCATCCGGGGATTCCAGCGCCGGCGGCTTGCTTCCTGCGCACCACCCAGGCATTGATCGCCTCTGCTGAAGTGCATGCGCTGGCGGCGGCGTTTGCCTATGGCCGAGAGCTGTTGGTGCCTGATCTGTTTCGTGACCTGCTCGATCGTTTGGTCGTGTTGGAGCTGCCCTGCCCCACCTTGCGCTGGTACCTCGAACGCCACATCGTTCTCGACGGTGACAGCCATGGGCCTTTGGCGGAAACGATGGTGCGCACCCTGGCTGGACACGACCCAGCCGCGCATGAGTTGGTGCAGATCGTTCGCAGCCAGGTGCTTTCCGATCGTGCTGCGTTCTGGGATGCAATCGCGCTCCAGCTTCGGCTGCGCTCTCCACTGGATCGCTCGGCGGGCATGATTCACGCCATGTCTGTGCCTGCATGA
- a CDS encoding FAD-dependent oxidoreductase: MPESAKPDASGASHASSHAVVIGAGWAGWGAAKALCEAGVRVTLLDGMADPTGTTPLTTSSGKPFEAGTRGFWKDYPNINALTAELGLKEVFTDFTSSAFWSPEGLEATAPVFGDGLQLPSPLGQAFATIDNFKRLPVADRLSIAGLLVAMLDLHRSDAVFRRYDAMDALTLFRQLKISERMIDEFLRPILLVGLFKPPEELSAAVTMELLYYYALAHQDSFDVRWIKAKSIAEQLIAPLSERLQRQHQLQVMGGTLATAMHLEPDGQRLASVSTRSLTTGRDGVIDAVDAVVLAVGSKGMRALMAGSPACAAAAPELVTAGALDAIDVVSVRLWLDRYVPVADPANVFSRFSALRGSGATFFMLDQLQQGDQAALWGDQPVQGSVIASDFYNATAIAELSDQAIVDCLMQELLPMAVPAFKAARVVDQEVRRYPASVSLFSPGSFHQRPPLETSLAPVVCAGDWVRMGSREFGAKGLCQERAYVCGLEAANSLLRRGIAQSGAAARNRRHPVIPIRADEPQVLLGRALNKVVMDPLEGFGIRWPWLAS, encoded by the coding sequence ATGCCAGAGAGCGCCAAGCCCGATGCGTCGGGGGCATCCCATGCGTCATCTCATGCGGTGGTGATCGGTGCTGGCTGGGCAGGTTGGGGTGCCGCCAAAGCCCTTTGTGAGGCGGGGGTGCGCGTCACCCTGCTGGATGGCATGGCCGATCCCACCGGGACCACGCCGTTGACCACATCCAGTGGCAAACCGTTTGAGGCTGGCACACGCGGCTTCTGGAAGGACTATCCCAATATCAATGCGCTCACGGCGGAGCTCGGTCTCAAGGAGGTGTTCACCGACTTCACCAGCAGTGCCTTCTGGTCGCCCGAGGGGCTTGAGGCCACAGCGCCGGTGTTCGGTGATGGCCTGCAGCTGCCCAGCCCGTTGGGGCAGGCCTTTGCCACGATCGACAACTTCAAGCGACTGCCGGTGGCCGATCGGCTCAGCATCGCCGGTTTGCTGGTGGCGATGCTCGATCTCCATCGCAGTGACGCGGTGTTCCGTCGTTACGACGCGATGGATGCGCTGACCCTGTTCCGCCAGCTGAAGATCAGTGAGCGGATGATCGATGAGTTCCTGCGGCCAATCCTGCTGGTGGGCTTGTTTAAGCCGCCGGAGGAACTGTCGGCGGCAGTGACCATGGAGCTGCTCTACTACTACGCCCTCGCCCATCAAGACTCCTTCGATGTGCGTTGGATCAAGGCCAAGAGCATCGCTGAGCAGCTGATCGCACCCTTGAGTGAGCGGCTGCAACGGCAGCATCAGCTGCAGGTGATGGGCGGCACGCTTGCCACGGCCATGCATCTGGAGCCAGATGGCCAGAGGCTGGCGTCGGTGAGCACGCGATCGCTGACGACAGGCCGTGATGGCGTGATCGACGCTGTGGATGCCGTGGTGCTCGCGGTGGGCTCCAAGGGCATGCGGGCGCTGATGGCCGGTTCACCGGCCTGCGCGGCGGCAGCACCGGAGCTGGTGACAGCGGGTGCTCTGGACGCAATCGATGTGGTGTCGGTGCGGTTGTGGCTGGATCGCTATGTGCCGGTTGCCGATCCCGCCAATGTGTTCTCGCGCTTCAGCGCCCTGCGCGGCTCGGGTGCGACCTTCTTCATGCTCGACCAGCTGCAGCAGGGGGATCAAGCAGCGCTGTGGGGTGATCAGCCGGTGCAAGGCTCAGTGATCGCCAGCGATTTCTACAACGCCACCGCCATCGCCGAGTTGAGCGATCAGGCGATCGTCGACTGTTTGATGCAGGAGCTGCTGCCAATGGCGGTGCCGGCCTTCAAGGCTGCTCGCGTGGTGGATCAGGAGGTGCGCCGATATCCCGCTTCAGTGTCGCTGTTTTCGCCGGGAAGCTTCCACCAGCGTCCGCCGCTGGAAACCTCACTGGCGCCGGTGGTGTGTGCCGGCGACTGGGTGCGCATGGGCTCGCGTGAATTCGGCGCCAAGGGCCTCTGTCAGGAGCGGGCCTACGTGTGCGGGCTGGAGGCAGCGAATTCGTTGCTGCGGCGCGGGATCGCGCAGAGCGGTGCTGCCGCCCGCAACCGCCGGCATCCGGTGATCCCCATCCGCGCCGATGAGCCGCAGGTGCTGCTGGGCCGGGCCCTCAACAAGGTGGTGATGGATCCGCTGGAGGGCTTTGGCATCCGTTGGCCCTGGTTGGCATCGTGA
- a CDS encoding DoxX family protein, with protein MNAAKWFDALGRVLMAAVFVNALPSKLTDFAGTAAFIASKGIPAPLAAVLLASAIAVLIAGSVLLVFGRNTILGASLLLVFLVPTTLIFHTFPVDRGFVMNLALIGALILAITRSCGNAVPSFNHLRAKG; from the coding sequence ATGAATGCTGCGAAATGGTTTGACGCCCTGGGCCGTGTGTTGATGGCGGCGGTGTTTGTGAATGCGCTGCCGTCCAAACTGACCGACTTTGCCGGAACGGCTGCGTTCATCGCCTCCAAGGGCATCCCGGCCCCGCTGGCTGCAGTCCTGCTGGCGTCTGCGATTGCGGTGCTGATCGCCGGATCCGTGCTGCTGGTGTTTGGGCGCAACACAATCCTGGGTGCATCACTGTTGCTGGTGTTCCTGGTGCCCACCACGCTGATCTTCCACACCTTCCCCGTGGACCGCGGCTTTGTGATGAACCTGGCCTTGATCGGAGCGCTGATCCTGGCGATCACCCGCTCCTGCGGCAATGCGGTGCCCAGCTTCAACCACCTGCGTGCCAAGGGCTGA
- a CDS encoding Nif11-like leader peptide family natural product precursor gives MSLEQLKAFLETVKGDTSLQEKLKGAKSAEHVVAIAKDHGHAFSIDKFTELSDEELDGVTGGGIHMCCKTTHNNTHG, from the coding sequence ATGTCTCTTGAGCAACTGAAGGCTTTCCTGGAGACGGTGAAAGGCGACACCAGCCTTCAGGAGAAGCTCAAGGGTGCGAAATCAGCGGAGCATGTTGTGGCCATCGCCAAAGATCATGGGCATGCGTTCAGCATCGATAAATTCACGGAACTCAGCGATGAAGAGCTCGATGGTGTGACGGGTGGCGGGATTCACATGTGTTGCAAGACCACGCACAACAACACGCACGGTTGA
- a CDS encoding DUF2973 domain-containing protein, whose protein sequence is MLSGLFPLAYAAVATCLLLQAFRMMRLSTSAVKAPTDRTGLKTVHPELLDENGVMTNEELWAVRFSHKEGVVFPEG, encoded by the coding sequence GTGCTGTCAGGTCTTTTCCCCCTTGCCTATGCCGCCGTCGCCACGTGTTTGCTGCTGCAAGCGTTCCGGATGATGCGCCTGTCGACGTCTGCTGTTAAGGCGCCGACCGACCGCACTGGGCTCAAAACCGTTCACCCGGAATTGCTGGATGAGAACGGTGTGATGACCAACGAGGAGCTCTGGGCCGTGCGCTTTTCGCACAAGGAAGGTGTTGTGTTCCCGGAGGGTTGA
- a CDS encoding Coq4 family protein: MTTAQKHFARSSFSKGAAKLGISILQTAKQPERVFQHGRYFAIPGQSQLEKDVFERILAIPQVQELLANRPSQRWPDLEDMAAMPTGSLGWCVHRRLEKLGLSFLVDQSQIQDSQTDKEFALTRSGRLHEIHHTILGLPITVAGEAAATAFYASTGSNPSQIGILSSWMLRGAYEPSERRLIWDAIGFGIAVGQVVPELFSPRWEEGWDRPITDWQDELGISEVLKTSPFQDEFATVYGFNLQ, translated from the coding sequence ATGACCACAGCACAAAAGCATTTCGCGCGCTCATCATTTTCCAAGGGTGCCGCAAAGCTCGGGATATCAATTCTGCAGACAGCCAAGCAGCCTGAAAGAGTTTTTCAACACGGCCGGTATTTTGCAATTCCAGGCCAATCCCAACTGGAGAAAGACGTTTTTGAAAGAATCCTCGCCATCCCACAAGTTCAGGAACTCCTGGCCAATCGACCTTCACAACGATGGCCAGATCTTGAAGACATGGCCGCCATGCCCACAGGCAGCCTTGGATGGTGTGTGCATCGACGATTGGAGAAACTTGGGCTTTCTTTTTTAGTTGATCAATCGCAGATACAAGACTCCCAAACCGACAAAGAATTCGCGCTAACCAGATCTGGACGCCTGCATGAAATTCACCACACGATTCTTGGTCTTCCGATCACCGTGGCCGGTGAAGCTGCTGCGACCGCGTTTTATGCAAGCACTGGATCAAACCCCTCTCAAATCGGGATTCTTTCCTCATGGATGCTGCGGGGTGCCTACGAACCCAGTGAGCGCAGGTTGATCTGGGATGCAATCGGTTTTGGAATTGCAGTGGGCCAGGTGGTGCCTGAACTGTTCTCGCCACGCTGGGAAGAGGGCTGGGACAGGCCAATCACCGATTGGCAGGATGAATTGGGAATCAGCGAGGTCTTAAAAACGTCTCCATTCCAGGATGAATTTGCAACTGTCTATGGATTCAATCTGCAATGA